From the genome of Cognaticolwellia beringensis, one region includes:
- a CDS encoding AraC family transcriptional regulator produces the protein MQDYYSTLTGWMIPISRVMAAHGIDIAKALKECDISQDVMTDQESRIAAENLSQLLEYCNKALGRHDFSVLVAEQFHPGMFHALGYAMMSSNTLYDALERIAHYKRVVSNTCQLFNHERNEHLIFEMDVFTYESTNRPILSQATVETFLATIIRFARELVTVEFAPLKVCFSYPRPNHDMAYLTDFFKCEVEFDSSQTSIIFDLKQTQERLLCGNPLITHSHEKMLDEFMARVDKNDLSHTIKTKIFELLPLGAPSQTEIAEDLGMSLRNLQRKLNNQGTSYKEILESTRKKLAMNYIVQKHLSLSEIGYLVGFSSVGNFNRAFKRWTAQTPGDYRHSSNI, from the coding sequence GTGCAAGATTATTATTCAACATTAACCGGCTGGATGATCCCTATTTCAAGGGTGATGGCTGCGCATGGCATCGATATTGCCAAAGCACTAAAAGAATGTGATATTTCACAAGACGTAATGACAGATCAAGAATCTCGCATTGCTGCAGAAAATCTTTCACAATTACTTGAATACTGCAATAAAGCGCTTGGCCGTCATGACTTTTCTGTTTTAGTGGCAGAACAATTTCATCCCGGTATGTTCCACGCTCTGGGTTACGCCATGATGTCGTCAAATACTCTTTACGATGCCTTAGAGCGCATAGCTCACTATAAGCGAGTCGTATCAAATACATGCCAATTGTTTAATCATGAGCGCAATGAACATTTGATTTTCGAAATGGACGTTTTCACTTATGAGTCAACTAATCGACCTATTTTATCTCAAGCAACTGTAGAAACATTTTTAGCCACGATTATTCGATTTGCCCGCGAACTTGTTACTGTTGAGTTTGCGCCATTAAAAGTTTGTTTTTCATATCCGAGACCAAACCACGATATGGCATACTTAACGGACTTTTTTAAATGTGAAGTTGAATTTGATAGTAGCCAAACTTCGATCATATTTGATTTAAAGCAGACTCAGGAAAGATTACTCTGTGGCAACCCATTAATAACGCATAGCCATGAGAAAATGCTTGACGAGTTTATGGCCAGAGTCGATAAAAATGATTTAAGCCATACGATTAAAACTAAGATTTTTGAATTATTACCGCTTGGCGCGCCATCACAAACTGAAATAGCAGAAGACCTAGGAATGAGTTTACGCAATTTACAACGTAAGCTAAACAATCAAGGCACCAGTTATAAAGAAATATTGGAAAGCACACGAAAAAAGTTAGCGATGAATTACATTGTTCAAAAGCACTTAAGCTTAAGTGAAATTGGGTACTTAGTTGGTTTTTCAAGTGTTGGTAACTTTAATCGCGCTTTTAAACGTTGGACCGCTCAAACTCCCGGTGATTATCGACATAGTAGTAATATCTAA
- a CDS encoding DUF1302 domain-containing protein, producing MLKNNYKIKPVALMVALALGASSAKAVDFNLGENNDILLQINSQLDIGSSWRLGDADPRFIGKSNGGTGATSTTDDGNLNYDKHDAYSQIIKGVHDIQLSKDNFGAFVRVKYWYDYALKDKDVPHGNSNNGYTPNTPLSDDGFEDNTKFSGLTLLDAYVYASFDIGDSPLDIRLGRQVVSWGESTFIQGGMNSSNPFDVAALRRPGADLKEGILPVGMLFANAGITQNLSVEAFYQYEWEKTQIDGCGTYFSGADFAATGCNYVSVGPLGDQAGLAAGLAAERQADVEPDDGGQYGLAARYYSEALNDTEFGLYYMNIHSRLPLINAIRTSIPLATGTASPVFVPKAFDPTGGALAALNPAYDIEFPEDLKFYGMSFATNVGGVALSGEVSYKPDTPVQISGPEILNGVLSEAPFLRYTSRVTGVGYGQEAKGWDEFDVTQLQMTAIQFFENTMGASRVTVIAEVGVVLTDGVEDSNQNYGRNSVFGLGDFDAGGGINCTNLVAAGNLSGDCRSDGYTTDSAWGYRLRGVWQYSDVFAGVSLKPTLSWSHDVSGYSPDPAQQFHEGRKNLGFSLEAAYQQKYTLTVGYNNYSGGSHNILEDKDLISLAFGISY from the coding sequence ATGCTAAAAAATAACTATAAAATCAAGCCCGTAGCTTTGATGGTAGCCTTGGCTTTAGGGGCGTCATCAGCAAAAGCTGTCGACTTTAATCTTGGTGAAAACAACGACATTTTATTGCAAATTAACTCTCAATTAGATATTGGCTCTAGTTGGCGACTTGGTGATGCAGATCCTCGATTTATTGGTAAATCTAATGGCGGAACGGGTGCTACATCTACTACTGATGATGGTAACTTAAACTATGATAAACATGATGCCTACTCGCAAATTATCAAAGGTGTACATGATATTCAGTTGAGTAAAGATAATTTTGGTGCCTTTGTTCGGGTCAAATATTGGTACGACTATGCGCTAAAAGATAAAGATGTACCTCATGGTAACTCCAATAATGGCTACACGCCTAATACCCCTTTAAGTGATGATGGTTTTGAAGATAACACTAAGTTTTCAGGTCTCACCTTATTAGATGCTTATGTTTATGCTTCGTTTGATATTGGGGATTCTCCATTAGATATTCGTCTAGGTAGACAAGTGGTAAGTTGGGGGGAGAGTACTTTTATTCAAGGCGGTATGAACTCATCAAATCCTTTTGATGTCGCGGCCTTAAGACGTCCAGGGGCAGATTTAAAAGAAGGTATTTTACCGGTAGGCATGTTATTCGCTAATGCGGGTATTACACAAAATTTAAGTGTTGAAGCGTTTTACCAGTATGAATGGGAAAAAACTCAAATTGACGGTTGTGGTACCTATTTTTCAGGTGCTGATTTTGCTGCCACGGGCTGTAACTATGTTTCTGTTGGCCCCTTGGGCGACCAAGCTGGCTTAGCCGCAGGTTTAGCTGCGGAACGACAAGCTGATGTTGAGCCCGACGACGGTGGTCAATATGGTTTAGCAGCACGTTATTATTCAGAAGCGTTAAATGATACTGAATTTGGTTTATATTACATGAACATTCATTCTCGTTTGCCGCTGATTAATGCGATTAGAACAAGTATTCCATTAGCGACAGGAACCGCTTCTCCAGTTTTTGTACCGAAAGCGTTTGACCCAACCGGTGGTGCGTTAGCGGCGTTAAATCCAGCTTATGACATTGAATTCCCAGAAGACTTAAAATTTTACGGTATGAGTTTTGCTACCAATGTTGGTGGTGTAGCGTTGTCGGGTGAAGTTTCTTACAAACCTGATACGCCGGTGCAAATTAGCGGACCAGAAATACTTAATGGTGTGTTATCTGAAGCACCGTTTTTACGCTATACCTCTAGGGTAACGGGTGTAGGCTATGGTCAAGAAGCAAAAGGTTGGGACGAGTTTGATGTTACCCAACTACAAATGACTGCAATTCAATTTTTTGAAAATACCATGGGCGCTTCTCGTGTTACTGTAATTGCTGAAGTTGGCGTCGTTTTAACTGATGGTGTTGAAGACTCTAACCAAAACTATGGTCGAAACTCAGTCTTTGGTTTAGGTGATTTTGACGCAGGTGGTGGCATAAATTGTACTAATTTAGTTGCGGCAGGTAATTTGTCGGGTGATTGTCGCTCTGATGGTTATACCACCGACAGTGCTTGGGGTTACCGCCTTCGAGGTGTTTGGCAGTATTCAGATGTATTCGCTGGTGTGTCTTTAAAACCTACGTTGTCTTGGTCACACGATGTTAGCGGTTACTCGCCTGACCCAGCTCAGCAATTTCATGAAGGTCGTAAAAATTTAGGCTTTTCATTAGAAGCTGCGTATCAACAAAAATATACCTTAACAGTGGGTTATAACAACTACTCAGGTGGCAGCCATAATATCTTAGAAGATAAAGATTTAATCTCGTTGGCTTTCGGCATTTCATACTAA
- a CDS encoding DUF1329 domain-containing protein, protein MKKYITTASLLVLSIASSTVLAQVSPEEAAKLGTSLTPLGAVMSANAAGTIPAWTGGLNSKNTTKSADSGRPAHPFAEDKPFMEITAANYSEYKDNLSPGQIAMFEKYADYKMPIYKTRRTAAYSSDLYDVVKKNATTAELVQSGNGIANFDTAIPFPIAKNGSEVIWNHITRYRGGTAKRYLTTIPVQSNGSFVPVKMNDQLVWPEFLKEGRDASKDDNILFYYLQEITAPARLTGTALLVHETIDQVKEARKAWVYNAGQRRVRRAPNVAYDGPGAGTDGLRASDNYDMYNGAPDRYNWKLIGKKELYIPYNSYNLLDTTAKYENLIQQGHLNADYLRYELHRVWQVEATLKEDARHIYAKRTFFIDEDTWGASVIDQYDGRGELWKLSEAHNIQFYDVDTPWMVAETLHDLNSGRYLVTGLSNEEPTFMIFGEKVKRTDFSTSALRRLGR, encoded by the coding sequence ATGAAAAAATATATAACCACAGCAAGTTTATTAGTGTTATCAATTGCATCAAGTACCGTGTTAGCACAAGTTAGCCCTGAAGAAGCAGCAAAGTTAGGGACAAGCTTAACACCTTTAGGTGCGGTAATGTCAGCCAATGCAGCAGGCACTATACCTGCATGGACGGGTGGATTAAACAGCAAAAATACCACCAAAAGTGCAGATTCAGGTCGACCTGCACATCCGTTTGCTGAAGACAAACCGTTTATGGAAATTACGGCGGCAAATTACAGTGAATACAAAGACAACTTAAGCCCTGGGCAAATTGCCATGTTTGAAAAATATGCTGATTATAAAATGCCTATTTATAAAACAAGACGAACAGCAGCTTATTCAAGTGACTTATATGATGTTGTTAAGAAAAATGCGACAACAGCTGAGCTAGTTCAATCAGGCAATGGCATTGCTAATTTTGATACGGCAATCCCGTTTCCTATTGCAAAAAATGGTTCAGAAGTTATTTGGAATCATATTACTCGCTATCGTGGTGGTACAGCTAAACGCTATTTGACAACCATTCCGGTGCAGTCAAATGGTTCATTTGTACCCGTAAAAATGAATGATCAATTGGTTTGGCCTGAATTTTTGAAAGAAGGTCGTGACGCCAGTAAAGATGACAATATCTTATTCTATTACTTACAAGAAATTACAGCGCCCGCTCGTTTAACGGGTACCGCATTGTTGGTTCATGAAACGATTGACCAAGTTAAAGAAGCGCGTAAAGCGTGGGTCTATAATGCCGGTCAACGCCGTGTTCGTCGTGCTCCTAATGTTGCTTATGACGGACCAGGTGCAGGTACCGATGGCTTAAGAGCTTCAGATAACTACGATATGTACAATGGTGCGCCAGATCGTTATAACTGGAAATTAATTGGCAAAAAAGAGCTATATATTCCTTATAACTCTTATAACTTACTTGATACCACTGCAAAATATGAAAACCTAATTCAGCAAGGTCATTTAAATGCTGACTATTTAAGATACGAGTTACACCGTGTTTGGCAAGTTGAAGCGACATTAAAAGAAGATGCGCGACATATTTATGCTAAACGTACGTTCTTTATTGACGAAGATACGTGGGGTGCCTCTGTTATTGATCAATATGATGGTCGTGGAGAGTTATGGAAATTATCAGAAGCTCATAACATTCAATTTTATGATGTTGATACCCCTTGGATGGTCGCTGAAACTTTACACGACTTAAACTCTGGCCGTTATTTGGTTACCGGTTTAAGTAATGAAGAACCAACTTTTATGATATTTGGCGAAAAAGTTAAGCGAACAGACTTTTCTACTTCTGCACTGAGACGCCTAGGTAGATAA